The DNA region CAAAGCACCAAAAGGCTTCATGAAAATTACGGACATTATTCTGGTATTATTGTAGATATTTTATATGATCATTTTTTAGCCAAAAACTGGTCAAAATATTCTGATGTGCCTTTAGAAGATTATGCCGAAAATTTTTATCAAATCTTAACTGATAATATTGAAATTTTACCACAACGCATCCTAAAAATGATGCCACATTTAATCTCAGGAAATTGGCTATTAAGCTATGCAACAAAAGAAGGCATAGCAAAAGTTTTAGATGGAATGAATAAGCGAACAAAAAATCGATCACAAATGAATTTAGCCACAAAAGAACTTGATTTATTTTATGACGAATTCGAAGCCGAATTCACCTCTTTTTTTGAAGAGCTTATCGCATTTTCAGAAGAAAAACTAATCCAAATCAACCAAGAATTATCATGAAATATAAATTGTTTTTAATAATTGTTTTCCTTTCATTTTTCAATTGTAATAAAGACAAAAAACTAACAAAAGAAGGTGTAATTTCAGATAAAGCCATGATAGTTTCAGCAAGAACTGAAGCTTCAAAAATAGGAGTAGAGATCCTTAAAAAAGGCGGAAATGCTTTTGATGCCATGATAGCAACCGATTTAGCTTTGGCGGTTTGTTATCCGTATGCTGGAAATATTGGTGGCGGCGGATTTATGGTTTACCGACTTGAAAACGGAACTATTGGTGCGTTAGATTATCGTGAAAAAGCACCACTTGCAGCTACAAAACAAATGTATTTGGATAGTTTGGGTAATGTCATCCCAAATTTAAGTACAAAAGGCGGATTGGCAGTTGGCGTACCAGGTACTGTTGCTGGTTTATTTGCAGTACATGACAAGTTTGGAAGTTTACCCATTCAAACCATTATGCAACCTGTGATAGATTTGGCTAATCGTGGTTTTGTGGTCACTAAAAAGCAACAAGCTGTTTTAGATGAAAAACGAAAAGATTTTCTTGAAGTTAATAAAGACACTATTCTGTTTGCTAAACAATGGAAAGCAGGAGATACCATTAAAAATAAACAGATAGCACAAACGTTGGTCAAAATTATGATAGATGGTCGTGATGCTTTTTATGAAGGTGAAATTGCAGATTCTATCGCTAATTTCATCCAAAGAAATGGCGGAATAATCACAAAAGAAGATCTTGCAAAGTATGAAGCCAAATGGCGAGATCCAATAACCTTTGCTTATGATGATTTAAAGATCATTTCTATGTCACCGCCATCAAGTGGTGGAATTTGTTTAGCACAAATTATGAAACAAATTGAACCTTATGAATTAAGTGAGTTTGGGCATAATTCCCTTAAATCCATTCAAGTAATTACAGAAGCCGAAAGACGTGCGTATGCTGATCGAAGTTTTTATTTAGGCGATCCTGATTTTGTAAACATTCCGCAAGACCAATTAATTAGCGAAAGTTACGCGTCTAATAGGATGAAAGATTTTAGTTTTGAGTCAGCAACGCCTTCAACAAATATAAAACATGGCGATGTTCAGGTTATTGAAAGTGACGAAACAACGCATTATTCTATTGTCGATCAATTCGGTAATGCAGTTGCTGTAACCACAACATTAAACTCTGGTTATGGTTCTAAATTGTATTCAGAAGGATTAGGTTTCTTTTTTAATAACGAAATGGATGATTTTTCAAGTAAACCAGGCGAACCAAATGTATACGGATTAATTGGAGCAGAAGCAAACAGTATCTTACCTGAAAAACGTATGCTAAGTTCTATGACGCCAACTATTGTTGAAAAAGACGGAAAATTATATATGGTTGTTGGTACACCTGGCGGATCTACCATTATCACTAGTGTGATGCAAGCTATAATTAATGTGCATGAGTTTGACATGAGTATGCAAGAAGCGGTAGAAGCACCTAGATTTCATCATCAATGGTTGCCTGACGAAATTAGAGTAGAGCCAAACGCTTTTAATGAAGAGTTGACTAATAAATTAGAAGAAAAAGGGTATATTATAAACACAAATCGTACACCTGTAATTGGTAAAGTAGATGCTATTTTAGTAAAAGAAAACGGGCAATTAGAAGGTGGCGCAGATCCAAGAGGAGACGATACCGCAGTTGGATTTTAAAACATCAAATACGTCAGTTCGAGTGATTTTTTGTAACGACTAAAAGATGGTAATTAAAAGTTGGTCACTTATCGTAGTCAAAGTGAGTAGAAGTGTTTTGAAATAGAATAAAAAATTGTATCGAGAACAATTTTAATTTCGAATGATAAGTTTTTGAAAATCTCAATATTATGGCAATAAAAGCAAAGAAAATATTTAAAATAATTTTAGGAGTAATTATCTTTTTTACTCTTCCATCACTACTGTTTTTTGGATTTGTATACTTTAAATATGCAGAAGATTTACCTCAAATAAATCCAACAGAAAAAGCCAATGTATTAGCTAATAAAATGTTAGAGGCTTTAGATTACGAGGCTTTTAAAAATACCGATTATATAGAGTTTACTTTTAAACAAAGACACAAGTACCAATGGAACAAATTAGAAAACACCTGTAATGTGTTTTGGAGTCATTTTAAAGTAGAACTAGATTTAAATGACAAAAGCAACTCCAAAGTATTTGTACAAGATCAATCGTATAATGGCGTAGAAAAAGACAAATATGTCCAAAAAGCAATAGATTATTTTAATAACGATACGTTTTGGTTAGTAGCGCCATACAAAGTTTTTGATGCTGGCACAAAACGAAGTATTGCCAAAAACGAAGACGGAGAAGAAGGTTTGTTAGTTACTTACACAAAAGGCGGAAGTACACCAGGCGATTCTTATTTATGGCATTTAGACGAGAATTATAAACCTAAAAGCTTTCAAATGTGGGTAGATATTTTGCCAATTGGCGGTTTAGAAGCAACTTGGAGCGACTGGAAAACCACCGAAACTAATGCGCAATTACCAACCTTTCATAAATTTATGTTTTTAGGTTTAGAGTTGGATGATATAAAAACTTCAAGGTCAGAATAAAGACACGAATTTCACGAATTATCACAAATTTGTTTGCCTAATAATTACTAAGAAATATAAAGTTTAACTGCATAATTATAGCTGTTGCTAACAGCTAACAGCTTAACTACTTACTCTTCTGCCCAACAAACTGTTGTTCTTTCAGTTTAAATAAAACGTTAAACGTCGTTAAACTACCATAAATACGTGTAATATATTGCTGTAAATCTATTTTTTCTTGTTCTTCAAGATTACTAGAATTTATTTTTTGTTCCATAACGCGCAAACGATCACGAACCATTGTTATTTTATGAAAAAAGTCTTCAATTTTTATTTCTTTACTTTTTAGGTTTTGGTCTGCAGGTTTTAGCTCCATAATACCGCCTTTCCATTTATCGCCAATATACACAACTTCAGAAACATCACTATATTTTTTTAAGATACTTACCAAGCTACTTTCAATATCAAAAAAGCTAACCGTATCAACTTCGTTTTCGGCAGCTTCAATAGTTTCAAAATCATCATCTAAAGGTATGGTTTCTAAACCGTTTTCAATAAATGTTACCCAATATTGTTGGCTATCTACATTGGTAACAACGCCTTTTCCGTATGATGTATGATTAATTCTTGATCCTATTCCTAAAAGTTTCATTGGTATCTGTTTTTTAATTTCCGTGACAACGAAAATATAAAAATTCACAAAGACTTCATTAAGAAAATGATAACTAATTGCACTTCAAAAAGAGTGATAAAAATCGTATCTTCGCAACTTTGCCAATTCACAGATATTTGCTAAAAATTGCTATGACAAATTTTGAAGAAAACATTGAAGTTAAAGGCGCAAGAGCACATAACTTAAAAAATATAGACGTTACTATTCCGCGAGAAAAACTAGTTGTAATTACTGGTTTGTCAGGAAGCGGAAAATCGTCTTTAGCGTTTGATACTATTTATGCCGAAGGACAACGTCGTTACATCGAAACATTTTCGGCGTACGCTAGACAATTTTTAGGCGGATTAGAACGACCAGATGTAGATAAAATTGATGGTTTGTCGCCCGTAATTGCTATAGAACAAAAAACAACCAGCAAATCGCCACGTTCTACCGTTGGTACCATTACCGAGATTTACGACTTTTTAAGACTATTATTCGCAAGAGGTAGTGACGCTTACAGTTACAATACAGGCGAAAAAATGGTGAGTTACAGTGATGAGCAAATTAAAAAATTAATTACCGAAAGTTATAAAGGTAAGCGCATTAACGTCTTAGCACCAGTAATTAGGTCTAGAAAAGGACATTATCGCGAGTTGTTTGAGCAAATTGCAAAACAAGGTTTTGTAAAGGTGAGAACAGATGGCGAAATTAGAGATTTGGTTAAAGGCATGAAACTAGATCGTTACAAAACGCACGATATAGAAATTGTTATAGATCGCCTTAAGATAGATGAAAATGTAGATAACGATAAGCGTTTAACCGAGACAATTAATACAGCAATGTATCATGGTGATGACGTGTTAATGGTAATTGATCAAGATACACAAGAAGCACGTTATTTTAGCCGAAATTTGATGTGTCCAAGTTCTGGGATTTCTTATCCAAATCCAGAACCTAACAACTTTTCGTTTAACTCGCCAAAAGGTGCTTGTCCAAAATGTAACGGTATAGGAACGTTGTATCAAGTTAACGAGAAAAAAATAATTCCAGACGATTCTTTATCCATAAAAGCTGGTGCATTAGCTCCTCATGGACCAGAAAAAAAGAGCTGGATTTTTAAGCAGTTTGAAACTATTGCACAACGCTATAATTTTAAATTAACAGATCCGTACAAGTCTATTCCTGACGAAGCAAAGCAAGTGATTTTATATGGCGGAAATGAGAAGTTTTCTGTTGAAAGTAAAACATTAGGCATTACTAGAGATTATAAAATAGATTTTGAAGGTGTCGCTAATTTTATTGAAAACCAATACAATACAGCAGA from Mesoflavibacter profundi includes:
- a CDS encoding acyl carrier protein phosphodiesterase, producing MNYLAHIYLSGNNKMLTIGNFIADGIRGKKYKTYPIEVQKGILLHRQIDTFTDAHPTVRQSTKRLHENYGHYSGIIVDILYDHFLAKNWSKYSDVPLEDYAENFYQILTDNIEILPQRILKMMPHLISGNWLLSYATKEGIAKVLDGMNKRTKNRSQMNLATKELDLFYDEFEAEFTSFFEELIAFSEEKLIQINQELS
- the ggt gene encoding gamma-glutamyltransferase; protein product: MKYKLFLIIVFLSFFNCNKDKKLTKEGVISDKAMIVSARTEASKIGVEILKKGGNAFDAMIATDLALAVCYPYAGNIGGGGFMVYRLENGTIGALDYREKAPLAATKQMYLDSLGNVIPNLSTKGGLAVGVPGTVAGLFAVHDKFGSLPIQTIMQPVIDLANRGFVVTKKQQAVLDEKRKDFLEVNKDTILFAKQWKAGDTIKNKQIAQTLVKIMIDGRDAFYEGEIADSIANFIQRNGGIITKEDLAKYEAKWRDPITFAYDDLKIISMSPPSSGGICLAQIMKQIEPYELSEFGHNSLKSIQVITEAERRAYADRSFYLGDPDFVNIPQDQLISESYASNRMKDFSFESATPSTNIKHGDVQVIESDETTHYSIVDQFGNAVAVTTTLNSGYGSKLYSEGLGFFFNNEMDDFSSKPGEPNVYGLIGAEANSILPEKRMLSSMTPTIVEKDGKLYMVVGTPGGSTIITSVMQAIINVHEFDMSMQEAVEAPRFHHQWLPDEIRVEPNAFNEELTNKLEEKGYIINTNRTPVIGKVDAILVKENGQLEGGADPRGDDTAVGF